One genomic segment of Streptomyces caniferus includes these proteins:
- a CDS encoding winged helix-turn-helix transcriptional regulator, which produces MATTGLPSDTDADIARVSEALAMITPRWHVRILLALGRPLRYSEVADKVAWLQNGQLHPKLQTLCEAGLVQRTEHTPRHVTYGHTDRGAALLPVLPLIVTWAEEHLEKADRPLPAIEQIEDSLTLLTRRHAAAILWVLKSRGEASGRALARTVMPDNEWTNVYPPLRQLVADGLVDSAGIGKPYRLSGAGDALGPVFGALSAWSAGQPLTQAARHPLWGRPDTAPAPKTWVSNQSRLPAPTATPAPSTNGQISSLTWQHRDLFSHATPARSGAALAAGGPRR; this is translated from the coding sequence TTGGCTACCACCGGTCTGCCCTCCGACACCGACGCCGATATCGCCCGCGTCTCCGAGGCCCTGGCCATGATCACTCCGCGATGGCACGTGCGGATCCTGCTGGCGCTGGGCCGTCCGCTGCGCTACAGCGAAGTCGCGGACAAGGTTGCCTGGCTACAAAACGGCCAGCTCCACCCCAAGCTTCAGACCCTGTGTGAAGCCGGCCTCGTCCAGCGCACCGAGCACACCCCGCGGCACGTCACCTACGGCCACACCGATCGCGGCGCCGCCCTGCTGCCGGTACTGCCGCTGATCGTCACCTGGGCGGAGGAACATCTGGAGAAGGCAGACCGGCCCCTGCCCGCGATCGAGCAGATCGAGGACAGCCTCACCCTCCTCACCCGGCGCCACGCCGCCGCGATCCTGTGGGTACTGAAGTCCCGCGGGGAGGCCAGCGGTCGGGCCCTGGCCAGGACGGTCATGCCCGACAACGAATGGACCAACGTCTACCCGCCGCTGCGGCAGCTCGTGGCCGATGGCTTGGTCGACAGCGCTGGCATCGGGAAGCCCTACCGCCTATCCGGTGCCGGCGACGCACTCGGGCCTGTCTTCGGCGCGCTATCCGCGTGGTCGGCCGGGCAGCCCCTCACCCAGGCCGCCCGGCACCCGCTCTGGGGACGCCCCGACACCGCGCCCGCTCCAAAGACGTGGGTCAGCAACCAGTCGCGGCTACCAGCCCCCACCGCCACGCCCGCACCCAGCACGAACGGCCAGATCTCCTCACTGACGTGGCAGCACCGCGACCTGTTCTCCCATGCCACACCCGCTCGCTCGGGGGCGGCACTCGCGGCGGGAGGTCCGCGCCGATGA
- a CDS encoding MFS transporter, whose amino-acid sequence MLRGVYLPRAADGAAFAMTTYGIPLLVLATTGSAGLTGLAFALEWLPRLGAFVVAGTLVDRHGTARVFRAACVLRALVVLTAALLLTVHDAGALAAVIVMVLAPVSGVLTEFSYVAAETAGGEASRTAGGRAHRVQSVLLGIDQSAMLAGPVVSGLLLEHGGPAVMLSTLAGFSLLAAILSPRQRLHPIGATSEKSGLGAGWRTLRSLPALAWLVGGLLVSNVAIGLLQAAMPVIVVTELGCSKSDAGLIWSAAAVASLLAVAAARRAIDRWGLWPVGAASAAIAATATLAVAQADSYCGYLLLIAVLMAGEGGLTVVLRTMRSHFIPRDVFGSTLAVTILLLLLPFPAAGLLVAAIPPSQLGHAVTAAALLQALGLATTFTRLRTLPAASS is encoded by the coding sequence TTGCTGCGTGGCGTCTATCTGCCCCGGGCGGCCGACGGCGCCGCGTTCGCGATGACCACCTACGGCATTCCCCTGCTCGTCCTGGCCACTACCGGGTCTGCGGGGCTGACGGGGTTGGCCTTCGCACTGGAATGGCTGCCTCGGCTGGGCGCCTTCGTGGTGGCCGGCACTCTCGTCGACCGCCACGGCACCGCACGGGTCTTCCGCGCCGCGTGCGTCCTGCGGGCCCTGGTCGTCCTCACTGCTGCGCTCCTGCTGACGGTCCACGATGCCGGGGCGCTCGCGGCGGTGATCGTCATGGTGCTTGCCCCGGTATCTGGCGTCCTCACCGAGTTCAGTTACGTCGCTGCCGAGACCGCCGGCGGCGAGGCGAGCCGGACAGCCGGAGGCCGGGCGCACCGAGTGCAGTCCGTTCTGCTGGGGATCGACCAGAGTGCCATGCTCGCCGGACCTGTGGTGTCGGGCCTGCTGTTGGAGCACGGTGGCCCGGCAGTGATGCTCAGCACGCTCGCGGGCTTCTCGCTCCTCGCCGCCATCCTCAGCCCTCGCCAGCGCTTGCACCCGATCGGTGCTACGTCGGAGAAGAGCGGGCTCGGGGCCGGCTGGCGGACGCTGCGTTCGCTGCCGGCGCTCGCTTGGCTGGTGGGTGGTCTGCTCGTTTCCAATGTGGCCATCGGCCTTCTCCAGGCGGCCATGCCGGTGATCGTGGTCACTGAACTCGGGTGTTCCAAATCCGATGCTGGACTCATCTGGTCCGCCGCGGCCGTCGCCTCCCTGCTTGCCGTCGCCGCAGCCCGCCGGGCGATCGACCGCTGGGGCCTGTGGCCGGTGGGCGCTGCCTCCGCTGCCATCGCAGCTACGGCAACCCTCGCCGTCGCCCAGGCCGACTCCTACTGCGGCTACCTCCTGCTGATCGCCGTCCTGATGGCCGGCGAAGGCGGACTCACCGTCGTGCTGCGCACCATGCGCTCCCATTTCATCCCACGCGACGTCTTCGGCAGCACCCTCGCGGTGACGATCCTGCTGCTCCTGCTGCCCTTCCCCGCCGCCGGACTCCTCGTCGCGGCGATTCCGCCCTCCCAGCTCGGACACGCCGTCACCGCTGCTGCCCTCCTGCAAGCCCTCGGTCTCGCGACCACCTTCACCCGGCTACGCACGCTGCCCGCCGCATCTTCTTGA
- a CDS encoding MFS transporter, producing the protein MSPTAASARRSRGLLTGYFLGMGVVMAIWGARMPAVQQAAHLTTAQLALVLLAAALGMVAGLKFGGRLALPERLPTLLTGGAVGLAGCLALLGQCNSLASLLAVALAFGATHGVLDVAANAAAVRCQNAYGRSIMSGFHAAYSLGALGGAALTAATAHTAHTSLFLVTGLAVAVVALGAAPATQTLSGADQPTTPTCRGADERRPPLSPAKLWLLGALAAGSLLGEGAAADWAAVHLHSLHATTAVSATAFAVYSAAMALGRLTGDRLHTAIGATAVVRAGAVLAAAGLATGVLAASVPWALAGWAVFGLGLSTTVPSLITAAGADGPSAVATVAVIGYVGLLAGPALIGALASATALPAALLLPALLAAAVAGLSHRALENTAPCPSPPRTPAPTP; encoded by the coding sequence GTGAGTCCGACAGCCGCCTCGGCCCGGCGCAGCCGGGGCCTGCTGACCGGCTACTTCCTCGGCATGGGAGTGGTGATGGCCATCTGGGGCGCCCGGATGCCGGCCGTACAGCAAGCCGCCCACCTGACCACCGCACAGCTGGCTCTGGTGCTGCTGGCCGCCGCGCTCGGCATGGTCGCCGGACTGAAATTCGGAGGCCGTCTAGCCCTCCCCGAGCGGCTTCCCACCCTGCTCACCGGCGGAGCCGTCGGCCTCGCCGGCTGCCTTGCCCTCCTGGGGCAGTGCAACAGCCTTGCCTCGCTGCTTGCGGTGGCGCTGGCGTTCGGGGCCACCCACGGCGTACTGGACGTCGCCGCCAACGCAGCGGCGGTGCGCTGCCAGAACGCGTACGGCCGGTCGATCATGTCCGGCTTCCACGCCGCTTACTCCCTCGGCGCTCTCGGCGGCGCCGCCCTGACCGCCGCCACCGCCCACACCGCGCACACCAGCCTCTTCCTCGTAACCGGCCTGGCTGTGGCCGTGGTTGCGCTCGGCGCCGCACCGGCGACCCAGACCCTGAGCGGTGCCGATCAACCGACGACGCCCACCTGCCGAGGGGCCGACGAACGCCGACCGCCGCTGTCCCCCGCGAAGTTGTGGCTGCTGGGGGCGCTGGCCGCAGGATCGCTGCTGGGTGAGGGGGCAGCCGCCGACTGGGCGGCCGTCCACCTGCACAGCCTGCATGCCACAACGGCCGTAAGCGCCACCGCATTCGCCGTCTACAGCGCCGCCATGGCCCTCGGACGCCTGACCGGGGACCGTCTCCACACCGCCATCGGCGCCACAGCCGTGGTCCGGGCCGGCGCGGTGCTCGCCGCGGCTGGGCTTGCCACCGGCGTCCTGGCCGCCAGTGTGCCGTGGGCGCTCGCCGGATGGGCGGTCTTCGGACTCGGCCTGTCCACCACCGTCCCCTCGCTGATCACCGCGGCCGGAGCCGATGGCCCCAGCGCCGTGGCCACGGTCGCCGTCATCGGCTACGTGGGCCTGCTGGCCGGCCCCGCCCTGATCGGCGCCCTCGCCAGCGCCACTGCCCTGCCTGCGGCTCTGCTGCTGCCCGCCCTGCTCGCTGCCGCCGTTGCCGGCCTGTCCCATCGCGCTCTGGAGAACACCGCCCCGTGCCCCTCACCACCACGCACACCGGCCCCGACGCCGTAA
- a CDS encoding HAD family hydrolase, with protein MPLTTTHTGPDAVILDYNGVLGVQPTTTQWLRLARTATWEADLAAFQNAFWSARALYDAGQLSDQAYWAQVLGFHPSRHLLRELRAADTNMWITTDDRVLRVLHRAHQTGLPMVLLSNAPAHLSDVLDTHDWRRLMTHTLYSARLEVCKPDPATYQHALNILGSVQPERVLFVDDRADNCSAARRLGLRTLHYTGLPADLEAAMLPSE; from the coding sequence GTGCCCCTCACCACCACGCACACCGGCCCCGACGCCGTAATCCTCGACTACAACGGCGTTCTAGGCGTCCAGCCCACCACCACCCAGTGGCTCCGCCTCGCCCGCACCGCCACCTGGGAGGCAGACCTCGCCGCATTCCAGAACGCCTTTTGGAGCGCGCGTGCCCTCTACGACGCCGGCCAGCTCAGTGACCAGGCGTACTGGGCTCAGGTCCTCGGCTTCCATCCCAGCAGGCACCTGCTGCGCGAACTACGTGCCGCGGACACCAACATGTGGATCACCACCGACGACCGCGTCCTGCGTGTCCTACACCGCGCCCACCAGACAGGACTGCCGATGGTGCTCCTGTCGAACGCGCCCGCCCACCTCAGCGACGTGCTCGACACCCACGACTGGCGCCGGTTGATGACCCACACCCTGTACTCGGCCCGGCTGGAGGTGTGCAAACCCGACCCCGCCACCTACCAACACGCCCTGAACATCCTCGGATCCGTCCAGCCGGAGCGCGTGCTGTTCGTGGACGACCGTGCCGACAACTGCAGCGCTGCCCGCCGACTGGGACTGCGCACGCTGCACTACACCGGCCTGCCTGCCGACCTCGAAGCCGCCATGCTGCCCTCCGAATGA
- a CDS encoding DUF317 domain-containing protein: MAPPDHPHTIDGDVFVSPRYLAGSSGFGDPGFAPVAAWPQHHLDDGPCQLVVTSPDHRIRIGWFGDDHELWKITASEDAASMPRWTATFNQNTPAEIVAGLTTALARDWAEDEDPFLARPSIYWPDSIKPLLTAGWTYRAAERGTVEIIAPDKQAGALIDVHRHGPDDETTTLWAGPPGWGTRAEAHFTAHTPSHLIAATAAALADPAPVPRYKHGLDPQLAALAQLTPVRPPKPVAPTPLEVRRAAPSRPAALPTSSVPRWSTTSRPALPGPRR, from the coding sequence GTGGCACCCCCCGATCACCCTCACACCATCGACGGAGACGTTTTCGTCTCCCCCCGCTACCTCGCCGGATCCAGCGGATTCGGCGACCCCGGGTTCGCTCCGGTCGCCGCCTGGCCGCAGCACCACCTGGACGACGGCCCGTGTCAGCTCGTCGTGACCTCTCCGGACCACCGCATCCGGATCGGCTGGTTCGGCGACGACCACGAGCTGTGGAAGATCACCGCTTCCGAGGACGCTGCCTCCATGCCGCGCTGGACGGCGACGTTCAACCAGAACACCCCCGCCGAGATCGTCGCCGGTCTCACCACTGCCCTGGCCCGCGACTGGGCCGAGGACGAAGACCCCTTCCTCGCACGCCCGTCGATCTACTGGCCCGACAGCATCAAGCCGCTGCTCACAGCCGGCTGGACATACAGAGCGGCCGAACGAGGCACAGTGGAGATCATCGCCCCCGACAAGCAGGCGGGAGCCCTCATCGACGTTCACCGCCACGGCCCGGACGACGAGACCACCACACTGTGGGCCGGACCTCCCGGCTGGGGCACCCGCGCGGAAGCACACTTCACCGCCCACACCCCGTCGCACCTGATCGCAGCCACTGCCGCCGCCCTGGCCGACCCTGCCCCCGTCCCCCGCTATAAGCATGGCCTTGATCCCCAGCTCGCTGCTCTGGCCCAGCTCACCCCCGTACGACCGCCCAAGCCTGTGGCACCGACGCCGCTGGAAGTCCGGAGAGCCGCCCCTAGCCGACCGGCCGCCCTTCCCACCTCCAGCGTCCCGCGCTGGAGCACCACCAGCCGCCCTGCCCTGCCCGGACCACGTCGCTGA
- a CDS encoding DUF6233 domain-containing protein, which translates to MGRGAEGQASAETGPAEITLVLPDGQTVRVRLHERCETRGQHQWRYRIGVPSWVATQAGVEAAEYGVWVTSDQLQPIEGVDLSRVPTHRLPPELPPPRPSGWVVRPDPERRGGTVVHDADCRQAGGGGVELGAMEALDALMRPGARACHDCDAAAVLVPALELGQGYA; encoded by the coding sequence ATGGGCCGTGGCGCCGAGGGCCAGGCGTCGGCCGAAACCGGGCCGGCCGAGATCACGCTGGTTTTGCCGGACGGACAGACCGTACGCGTACGGCTTCACGAGAGGTGTGAGACGCGGGGGCAGCACCAGTGGCGCTATCGCATCGGGGTGCCGTCCTGGGTGGCAACGCAGGCGGGCGTGGAAGCAGCCGAATACGGAGTTTGGGTCACATCCGATCAGCTCCAGCCAATCGAGGGGGTGGATCTGTCCCGCGTTCCGACGCACCGGCTCCCGCCAGAGCTCCCTCCGCCGCGGCCCTCGGGGTGGGTTGTGCGGCCCGATCCGGAGCGGCGCGGCGGAACGGTGGTGCATGACGCAGACTGCCGACAGGCTGGCGGAGGAGGGGTCGAGCTGGGCGCGATGGAGGCGCTCGACGCGCTGATGCGGCCCGGTGCACGGGCTTGTCACGACTGCGACGCCGCTGCCGTGCTCGTGCCCGCGCTGGAGCTGGGGCAGGGGTACGCGTAG
- a CDS encoding DUF317 domain-containing protein, with product MSVAPVSPGFSTTAEALRLREWQLGPGQPTFVLDQFSAEDFNLIVDDRGDVHVSSKDGCFYLGWFPLGRPGGDGEGWKIAVTGTAKVRGYQMSFDVETPSDVVAAAVARVLETSRRC from the coding sequence GTGAGCGTGGCCCCTGTCAGCCCCGGCTTTTCCACTACTGCCGAAGCCCTGCGGCTGCGCGAGTGGCAGCTCGGCCCGGGCCAGCCCACGTTCGTCTTGGACCAGTTCTCCGCCGAGGACTTCAATCTGATCGTGGACGACCGTGGGGACGTGCACGTGAGCAGCAAGGACGGCTGCTTCTACCTCGGATGGTTCCCGCTCGGTCGCCCCGGTGGCGACGGTGAGGGCTGGAAGATCGCCGTCACCGGCACTGCCAAGGTCCGCGGCTACCAGATGTCCTTCGATGTGGAGACGCCGTCCGACGTGGTCGCCGCCGCTGTGGCACGCGTGCTGGAGACCTCCCGGCGCTGTTGA
- a CDS encoding DUF317 domain-containing protein, producing the protein MEAPLYPEHPLDPSTPNKGQSAYWVGPRHLAGDDGRLYDTVADTLAGLGWTSLTIVRGRQEPDDQPEDRQVLRSTVLHISPDTLCWAQWVLADEPFHLGDLPIAWQISARADASSPLAHWSAYFTPDIPGEVLADFLVALDARDQPDVSLGGAELVLDAVTAHGWLRDIDQPHAGAIDPTFASHLSFGEMPPLIQDADLRALTAQADEAGPAGWQAWAEPVLGAPILWAASFGASVPHDLVAVFANGLSSTAPVLRRVLPESTRERLLRAPAS; encoded by the coding sequence TTGGAGGCGCCTCTGTACCCCGAGCACCCGCTCGACCCGTCCACCCCGAACAAGGGGCAGAGCGCGTACTGGGTCGGTCCCCGGCACCTGGCCGGTGACGACGGACGTCTCTACGACACCGTCGCCGACACGCTCGCCGGTCTCGGCTGGACGAGCCTGACGATCGTCCGCGGACGGCAGGAGCCGGACGATCAACCGGAGGACCGCCAGGTCCTGCGCAGCACCGTCCTGCACATCAGCCCCGACACTCTCTGCTGGGCCCAATGGGTTCTGGCGGACGAGCCGTTCCACCTGGGGGACCTGCCGATCGCCTGGCAGATCTCCGCTCGCGCGGACGCGAGCAGCCCGCTCGCGCATTGGTCCGCCTACTTCACGCCCGATATACCGGGGGAAGTCCTCGCCGACTTCCTCGTCGCACTCGATGCCCGCGACCAGCCCGATGTCTCGCTCGGCGGCGCCGAGTTGGTCCTCGATGCGGTCACCGCACACGGCTGGCTCCGCGACATCGATCAGCCCCACGCGGGAGCGATCGACCCGACCTTCGCCTCGCACCTCAGCTTCGGCGAGATGCCGCCTCTCATCCAGGATGCCGACCTGCGCGCCCTGACGGCTCAGGCCGACGAGGCGGGGCCGGCCGGGTGGCAGGCGTGGGCCGAGCCCGTGCTGGGCGCACCGATCCTGTGGGCCGCGTCCTTCGGCGCCAGTGTGCCGCACGACCTTGTCGCCGTGTTCGCCAACGGGCTCAGCTCGACCGCACCAGTCCTGCGCCGGGTCCTGCCCGAGAGCACGCGCGAGCGACTCCTGCGGGCCCCGGCTAGCTGA
- a CDS encoding IS110 family transposase, protein MLFAGCDWSDRWLDVAVLDRSGSLLGETRIVYSDGPDLIARYREFLAPLGRRWRATVTGIEDVHILFARSLAASGMEVVHVDPTRASRHRAAFGTPKTDRADARLIAAMTRAGECRPIVPNSPTAEALRVVTHAHRSAVASRAEALHVLRAALVRIWPAAVSAWPASVGGLRSPQARAVLAAAPGPRAAARLDRKRLAALLTVAGRKRTVESEAERLRRLFCRPAMLLDPRVEDAEAVRIRHLLAALDQAVQRTDALQGELEQRYAAHRYHQLVSRVPGVGTTLGAYLLAEIGDRPVERFGTGRSLAAYAGVAPVTWASGQTVRVAFRRASSTHLRSTLHAVAFSMVSHSPGAQAYYRRRRAAGDAHATALRKLGRKILLCLHHCMASGVPYDDAIAFGYDPTAADAPTLQREAPLDEMEIVRAREMLAAPGATVTATARALGVSTQTVYRHVLGRPRPR, encoded by the coding sequence TTGCTGTTCGCAGGGTGCGACTGGTCGGATCGGTGGCTGGACGTCGCCGTTCTCGACCGGTCCGGCTCCCTCCTCGGGGAGACGCGGATCGTCTACTCCGACGGCCCGGACCTGATTGCTCGTTACCGGGAGTTCCTGGCACCGCTGGGTCGCAGGTGGAGAGCGACCGTCACCGGGATCGAGGACGTGCACATTCTCTTCGCCCGATCCTTGGCGGCTTCGGGCATGGAGGTCGTCCATGTGGACCCCACCCGCGCTTCCCGCCACCGGGCCGCGTTCGGCACCCCCAAGACGGATCGTGCCGATGCGAGGCTGATTGCCGCGATGACCCGTGCGGGGGAATGCCGTCCGATCGTCCCGAACTCCCCCACAGCAGAGGCACTTCGGGTGGTGACGCACGCTCACCGGTCGGCCGTCGCCAGCCGTGCCGAAGCCCTGCACGTGTTGAGGGCGGCTCTCGTACGGATCTGGCCGGCGGCCGTATCGGCGTGGCCGGCCAGTGTTGGCGGCCTGCGCAGTCCCCAGGCGCGAGCCGTCCTTGCTGCCGCCCCTGGCCCCCGGGCGGCAGCCCGGCTGGACCGCAAGCGCCTGGCGGCGCTGTTGACGGTGGCAGGCAGGAAGCGGACGGTGGAGAGCGAGGCCGAGCGGCTCCGCCGGCTCTTCTGCCGCCCAGCGATGCTGCTCGACCCCCGTGTGGAAGACGCCGAGGCCGTACGCATCAGACACCTTCTCGCTGCCCTCGACCAGGCCGTTCAGCGGACTGACGCACTACAGGGGGAGCTGGAGCAGCGCTATGCCGCCCACCGCTATCACCAGCTGGTGTCCCGCGTTCCGGGAGTCGGTACGACCCTCGGCGCCTACCTCCTGGCGGAGATCGGGGACCGGCCTGTCGAGCGGTTCGGTACCGGACGCTCCCTCGCCGCATATGCCGGAGTGGCTCCCGTCACCTGGGCATCCGGCCAGACGGTGCGGGTCGCCTTCCGCCGAGCATCGTCGACACACCTGCGGAGCACTCTTCACGCGGTGGCCTTCTCCATGGTCAGTCACTCGCCGGGCGCGCAGGCGTACTACCGTCGGCGTCGCGCGGCTGGTGATGCGCACGCCACGGCGCTGAGAAAGCTGGGGCGCAAGATCCTTCTGTGCCTGCACCACTGCATGGCCTCTGGCGTGCCGTACGACGACGCCATCGCGTTCGGCTACGACCCGACAGCAGCCGATGCTCCCACCCTCCAACGGGAGGCGCCGCTGGACGAGATGGAGATTGTGCGCGCCCGTGAAATGCTCGCCGCCCCAGGCGCCACCGTCACTGCCACGGCACGGGCCCTCGGGGTGAGCACGCAGACGGTCTACCGCCACGTACTCGGCCGACCCCGGCCACGGTGA
- a CDS encoding relaxase/mobilization nuclease domain-containing protein, which translates to MVPRIHKRGKRTIGILFYLYGPGKAEEHTDPHLVASWDLCAPDPGRDDTATLKQLQQLLDQPVENVDQAERPEKHVWHLSVRNGPDDRILSEEEWGDVARRMVAAAGIDDPEEGAGCRWVAVRHADDHIHIVATVVREDGYRPRLNNDAIRVQDEARLLEAELGLRRLNTGDGTAAKRPTSAERHKAERQGRERTAREELRETVRRAVAGAAGETEFFDRLAAAGLLIRRRVAPSGDLLGYKVALPDDLNKDGEPVFYPGVRLAPDLSLPRIRERWSADHPDPAPSPGTPGRATPDNNPSAARRRTASAAWAALPIVEQGDDAVAAAHIAATGEVLDALAKTSAAHTRHELRDAAFEFERASRSHIRAERGHDRALRQAARDLVNGGPALGRGEDGATTAMAIDMLVFLITAAMHWHAKKGHAQQAEAARQATEHLRSAYQAAAAHPLGTLYQRGRRLASPLVQRQTSVLRQTLPKLAEQVLAEPGWYALAATLADAEAAGHDPASLLTDAAGRRELGTADSVADVLVWRLRQTADLPADTSGTADVHAAERSPHPAGQRTPGRSGHRRG; encoded by the coding sequence ATGGTCCCCAGGATCCACAAGCGCGGGAAGCGCACCATCGGCATCCTCTTCTACCTATACGGCCCCGGCAAGGCTGAGGAGCACACCGACCCGCACCTGGTTGCCTCCTGGGACCTCTGCGCACCCGACCCCGGCCGGGATGACACTGCCACCCTCAAGCAGCTCCAACAACTCCTGGACCAGCCGGTCGAGAACGTCGACCAGGCGGAACGACCGGAGAAGCACGTGTGGCACCTCTCCGTCCGCAACGGGCCCGACGACCGGATCCTGAGCGAAGAGGAGTGGGGGGACGTAGCCCGCCGTATGGTCGCAGCCGCTGGCATCGATGACCCCGAGGAGGGGGCTGGGTGCCGGTGGGTGGCCGTCCGGCACGCCGACGACCACATCCACATCGTCGCCACCGTCGTACGCGAGGACGGCTACCGCCCTCGCCTCAACAACGACGCAATCCGCGTCCAGGACGAAGCCCGCCTCCTGGAAGCCGAGTTGGGCCTGCGCCGTCTCAACACGGGCGACGGCACCGCAGCAAAGCGCCCCACCAGCGCCGAGCGTCACAAGGCCGAGCGGCAGGGCCGCGAGCGCACCGCGCGGGAGGAGCTGCGCGAAACCGTGCGCCGTGCGGTCGCCGGCGCGGCGGGCGAGACGGAGTTCTTCGACCGGCTGGCCGCCGCCGGCCTGCTGATCCGCAGGCGTGTAGCCCCCTCCGGCGACCTGCTCGGCTACAAGGTCGCCCTGCCCGACGACCTCAACAAGGACGGCGAGCCCGTGTTCTACCCCGGTGTGCGCCTCGCCCCCGACCTGTCCCTGCCCCGGATCCGGGAACGCTGGTCCGCCGACCACCCCGACCCGGCTCCCTCGCCAGGTACTCCCGGCCGTGCGACCCCGGACAACAACCCCTCTGCCGCGCGTCGCCGGACCGCATCGGCCGCCTGGGCAGCGCTCCCGATCGTCGAGCAGGGCGACGATGCGGTCGCCGCAGCACACATCGCGGCGACCGGCGAGGTCCTGGACGCGCTCGCGAAGACCTCCGCCGCCCACACCCGCCATGAACTGCGCGACGCTGCCTTCGAGTTCGAACGAGCCTCCCGCTCTCACATCCGCGCCGAACGCGGGCACGACCGGGCTCTGCGGCAGGCCGCCCGCGACCTCGTCAACGGCGGCCCCGCCCTCGGCCGAGGCGAAGATGGCGCCACGACCGCGATGGCGATCGACATGCTGGTCTTCCTCATCACCGCCGCCATGCACTGGCACGCCAAGAAGGGCCACGCTCAGCAGGCCGAAGCCGCCCGCCAGGCCACCGAGCACCTGCGCTCTGCCTACCAGGCCGCCGCTGCCCACCCCCTTGGCACGCTCTACCAGCGCGGCAGGCGCCTGGCCAGCCCTCTGGTCCAGCGGCAGACGTCGGTGCTGCGCCAAACGCTGCCGAAGCTGGCGGAACAGGTCCTGGCCGAGCCCGGATGGTACGCGCTCGCTGCCACCCTCGCCGACGCCGAAGCCGCCGGCCACGACCCGGCAAGCCTCCTCACCGACGCCGCCGGGCGACGGGAACTCGGCACCGCAGACTCCGTCGCGGACGTCCTCGTCTGGCGGCTGCGCCAGACCGCGGACCTGCCCGCCGACACCAGTGGCACGGCCGACGTGCACGCAGCAGAGCGCTCGCCACACCCGGCAGGACAGCGGACACCGGGACGGTCCGGGCACCGGCGCGGATAA
- a CDS encoding plasmid mobilization protein, producing MRKRSPKSGGDKRVHVIYVRLNDTEKTVLTAAATTTRTSLPAFLARSGLAAAHDLDNTAAVIAGHRELVAELFAARRHLGQVGNNLNQAAKALNSGAWPAQLDAVLVATHRAVQRVQDATDQLLQQN from the coding sequence GTGCGCAAGCGCTCACCGAAGTCCGGCGGCGACAAGCGCGTGCACGTGATCTATGTCCGTCTCAATGACACCGAGAAGACGGTGCTCACCGCTGCCGCCACCACGACGCGAACCAGCCTGCCCGCCTTCCTCGCCCGCAGCGGTCTTGCCGCCGCGCACGACCTCGACAACACGGCTGCCGTCATCGCTGGCCATCGCGAGCTGGTTGCTGAACTGTTCGCCGCGCGCCGGCATCTCGGGCAGGTCGGCAACAACCTCAATCAGGCCGCGAAGGCACTCAACTCCGGTGCTTGGCCTGCCCAACTCGACGCCGTCCTCGTCGCGACTCACCGTGCCGTGCAGCGCGTCCAGGATGCGACCGATCAACTCCTCCAGCAGAACTGA
- a CDS encoding WhiB family transcriptional regulator, translating to MRHITTHDAPATSLRSISDTSWHTRGACHGMDVEDADAVFFPLPRDHEAIAEAKELCGWCPVCRDCLNYALENDLKEGVWGGLTEAERRPWHDGLPQRLDYSRVIAFFNGRDVHLTESERQVVINHAYVRGWHTDRLAAALQIGHKHARDLLRQAALKVFDRDRTLGVPRRKKKRAQNPRATRRPTPTKPDTKQPVSGPVTSPSTGAPLGKAA from the coding sequence TTGCGCCACATCACCACCCACGACGCGCCAGCCACCAGCCTGCGCAGCATAAGCGACACCAGCTGGCACACCCGCGGAGCGTGCCACGGCATGGACGTCGAGGATGCCGACGCCGTGTTCTTCCCGCTCCCCCGGGACCACGAAGCCATCGCCGAGGCGAAGGAGCTGTGCGGCTGGTGCCCAGTGTGCCGCGACTGCCTCAACTACGCCTTGGAGAACGACCTCAAGGAAGGCGTCTGGGGCGGGCTGACCGAAGCCGAGCGGCGCCCCTGGCACGACGGACTACCTCAACGCCTCGACTACAGCCGCGTGATCGCGTTCTTCAACGGACGCGACGTGCACCTGACCGAGTCCGAGCGCCAGGTCGTCATCAACCACGCCTACGTCCGGGGCTGGCACACCGACCGGCTCGCCGCCGCCCTGCAGATCGGCCACAAGCACGCCCGTGACCTACTGCGGCAAGCAGCCCTCAAGGTCTTCGACCGCGACCGGACCCTCGGCGTGCCCCGCCGCAAGAAGAAGCGGGCGCAGAACCCCCGGGCGACCAGGCGACCCACGCCCACCAAACCCGACACGAAGCAGCCCGTGTCCGGCCCAGTGACCTCGCCCTCGACGGGCGCCCCTCTCGGAAAGGCCGCATGA